A genomic region of Clarias gariepinus isolate MV-2021 ecotype Netherlands chromosome 23, CGAR_prim_01v2, whole genome shotgun sequence contains the following coding sequences:
- the lrrc38b gene encoding leucine-rich repeat-containing protein 38 has protein sequence MLPCVCRVHPLLAFISFALLIRGETCPATCKCPDPHTVDCSGRGLTRLPDEIPLDVRRLLLSNNWIPRIPSDFLVLYSDLVYLDLRNNSLSHIEPGTLSTSSRLVFLDLGSNNLTEIPKGTFGESRSLIKLRLGNNPHLSMVNEDAFRGLTSLRELELERNALSSLQVGALSQLPSLRVVRLEGNPWVCNCNFANLFAWLVENNQKLPNGIEGMECSLPTDGRRVPLSQLSQDSFRECQITLTLTDFLIIIFSGISVSVAAIMASFFLASTVHCFQRWSKGTKGEDEESEE, from the exons ATGTTGCCATGTGTCTGCCGGGTCCATCCTCTCCTTGCCTTTATCTCATTTGCTTTGCTAATACGAGGGGAAACCTGTCCAGCCACCTGCAAGTGCCCGGACCCTCACACGGTGGATTGTAGTGGTCGAGGACTCACTCGCCTCCCAGACGAGATCCCGCTGGATGTGCGCAGGTTGCTGCTGTCCAACAATTGGATCCCGCGCATTCCTTCTGACTTTCTCGTGCTCTACAGTGACCTAGTGTATCTGGATCTGAGGAACAATTCACTCTCTCACATTGAGCCGGGAACCTTGAGCACCTCCTCCAGGCTTGTTTTTTTAGACTTGGGAAGCAACAACCTGACTGAGATACCAAAAGGAACATTCGGCGAGTCCCGGAGCCTCATCAAATTGCGTTTGGGAAACAACCCACACCTGAGTATGGTCAACGAGGACGCCTTCAGGGGCTTGACCTCACTACGAGAACTTGAACTGGAGCGAAATGCCCTTTCCAGTCTTCAGGTTGGTGCGCTCAGCCAGCTGCCTTCTCTGCGGGTCGTCAGGTTAGAGGGGAACCCTTGGGTGTGCAATTGTAACTTTGCCAACCTTTTTGCTTGGCTAGTTGAAAACAACCAAAAGCTTCCAAATG GTATAGAGGGTATGGAGTGCTCTTTGCCCACCGATGGCCGCCGTGTGCCTCTCAGTCAGCTCTCCCAGGACAGTTTCCGGGAGTGTCAGATCACCCTGACCCTCACCGacttcctcatcatcatcttctcGGGCATCTCCGTGTCCGTAGCGGCCATCATGGCCAGCTTCTTTTTGGCTTCCACCGTTCACTGCTTCCAGCGCTGGAGCAAAGGTACCAAAGGCGAGGATGAGGAGAGCGAAGAATGA